The following coding sequences are from one Lolium rigidum isolate FL_2022 chromosome 6, APGP_CSIRO_Lrig_0.1, whole genome shotgun sequence window:
- the LOC124667036 gene encoding GDSL esterase/lipase At4g10955-like (The sequence of the model RefSeq protein was modified relative to this genomic sequence to represent the inferred CDS: added 97 bases not found in genome assembly): MAKAMSDQKAGEAATAASNPREFHVYGPRNLPCTNWRDLLNSSWKNPSYRRMVIACFIQGAYLLELDRQEKRDERTSLAPQWWRPFKYRLLQPLVDERDGSIYGAVLEWDHQAALSDYIPFRPTRAPAAVVALRGTLLKAPTFRRDVVDDLRCLAWDSLKGSVRFPGALAALRDAARRFGAGNVCVGGHSLGAGFALQVGKALAKEGVNVECHVFNPPSVSLAKSLRVLGETAGELWGRARARIPFVGSQPAPDSSGGNSESEAMARWSPYLYINANDYICCHYTSDAATAGGTVMVALPVNNRGGVGDVAGKAGVARMLVFSTGPSNFLAAHGLEQWWAEADDVELEAALNDTKLIGRQLRSLYAAQVAGR, from the exons ATGGCCAAGGCGATGTCAGACCAGAAAGCCGGAgaagcggcgacggcggcatcGAATCCGCGCGAGTTCCATGTCTACGGCCCCCGCAACCTGCCGTGCACCAACTGGAGAGATCTCCTTAACTCAAGCTG GAAGAACCCCAGCTACCGGCGGATGGTGATCGCGTGCTTCATCCAGGGGGCGTACCTGCTGGAGCTGGACCGGCAGGAGAAGCGCGACGAGCGCACCAGCCTCGCGCCGCAGTGGTGGCGGCCGTTCAAGTACAGGCTCCTCCAGCCGCTCGTCGACGAGCGGGACGGCTCCATCTACGGCGCCGTCCTCGAGTGGGACCACCAGGCAGCGCTGTCGGACTACATCCCGTTCCGCCCCACCCGCGCGCCGGCCGCCGTGGTGGCGCTGCGCGGCACGCTGCTCAAGGCACCCACGTTCCGCCGCGACGTCGTGGACGACCTCCGGTGCCTGGCCTGGGACAGCCTCAAGGGCTCCGTCCGCTTCCCCGGAGCGCTGGCGGCGCTGCGGGACGCCGCGCGCAGGTTCGGCGCCGGCAACGTGTGCGTGGGCGGGCACTCGCTGGGCGCCGGGTTCGCGCTGCAGGTGGGCAAGGCGCTGGCCAAGGAGGGCGTCAACGTGGAGTGTCACGTGTTCAACCCGCCGTCCGTTTCGCTGGCAAAGAGCCTCAGGGTCCTAGGCGAGACGGCCGGCGAGCTGTGGGGCCGTGCGCGCGCGAGGATCCCGTTCGTGGGCTCCCAGCCGGCGCCGGACTCGAGCGGCGGCAACAGCGAGAGCGAGGCGATGGCAAGGTGGAGCCCGTACTTGTACATCAACGCCAACGACTACATCTGCTGCCACTATACCAGCGATGCTGCTACTGCAGGCGGTACGGTGATGGTGGCGCTCCCGGTCAACAACCGCGGCGGGGTCGGCGACGTCGCTGGCAAGGCCGGGGTGGCGAGGATGCTGGTTTTTTCCACGGGGCCGAGCAACTTCCTGGCCGCGCACGGGCTGGAGCAGTGGTGGGCGGA